A single window of Nitrospiraceae bacterium DNA harbors:
- a CDS encoding porin, with product MQQDGPLPAIDEIDPITKFLLDDAYAQGRITQQRYAALVREYEEQAYIRQPSYKFWYERGFNLSTNDNAFLLRIRGRLDTQFVQQYRNSAWRNPGDAKDFPDIDGVFGDYRINRFDGESSTANLRRARLYFMGHVFSPDMKYYVQLSMDSASGSSQTQSNVQLLDYFALNTMVPWLNVQVGQYKVYFNRSQINSTASMQFAERALAMDAFPASGLDRRDIGLTIMNDEERYPLNYYFGVFGGSGPNFTTLGNTESEQVQQNCPGGQTPTNVPLPTTTNCLLAGPPLNQTNPLQRNLNADTRTNLNRLMFSARLNWNVMGRPGYGEGDIAYSERPQLAIGGGYAYNPKVNTSTNNAFIGEDLANLTIRRLIAASGNGRELGWGTVDFSTWTVDGVFKYRGFSLQGEFDFKNVNRRQKGPPCVQFLQEIVDTGPITCTAFAPQQLGNAFGWSVQSGYYIIPRYVEVAARYAYWDPDTNAPGDLIKEVNVSLNWFLNGTYDHSILITYSNISMGTGGYAIGRSNPMPLAQTVGSSTPSIFYPNGPVPVDAVGGTLIQNAITVQYQLFF from the coding sequence ATGCAGCAAGACGGACCGCTACCGGCAATCGATGAGATAGACCCGATCACCAAATTTCTTCTGGATGATGCCTATGCGCAGGGACGCATAACTCAGCAGCGGTACGCGGCTCTCGTGCGGGAGTATGAGGAGCAGGCCTATATCCGCCAACCATCTTACAAATTCTGGTATGAGCGGGGGTTCAACCTAAGCACGAATGATAATGCATTCCTCCTACGCATTCGCGGGAGACTCGATACGCAGTTCGTCCAGCAGTATCGCAATTCAGCCTGGCGAAACCCCGGCGACGCGAAGGACTTTCCGGACATTGACGGTGTGTTTGGCGACTACCGCATCAACCGGTTTGACGGCGAATCTTCGACGGCGAACCTGCGACGAGCCCGCCTCTATTTTATGGGACATGTGTTTAGTCCGGACATGAAGTACTACGTCCAGCTGTCAATGGATTCTGCAAGTGGCAGTTCGCAGACCCAAAGCAATGTTCAACTGCTCGACTACTTTGCACTGAACACCATGGTGCCCTGGCTGAACGTCCAGGTCGGCCAATACAAGGTCTACTTCAACCGGTCCCAGATTAATTCCACCGCGTCGATGCAGTTTGCAGAGCGCGCGCTGGCGATGGATGCCTTTCCGGCGAGCGGATTGGATAGGCGTGATATAGGTCTTACCATCATGAACGACGAGGAACGGTATCCCCTGAATTACTATTTTGGAGTCTTCGGAGGCTCGGGCCCCAACTTTACCACCCTTGGGAACACTGAAAGCGAGCAGGTTCAGCAGAATTGCCCCGGCGGCCAAACACCAACCAATGTTCCTCTTCCCACCACCACAAACTGCCTATTGGCTGGTCCTCCTTTGAATCAGACCAATCCACTTCAGCGCAACCTGAACGCGGATACCCGCACAAACCTCAATCGCCTCATGTTCTCCGCTCGATTGAACTGGAACGTCATGGGTCGCCCCGGCTACGGCGAAGGAGACATTGCCTACTCGGAACGGCCTCAGTTGGCTATCGGCGGTGGATACGCCTACAATCCTAAGGTCAATACCAGCACGAACAACGCGTTCATCGGCGAGGACCTGGCGAATTTGACCATTCGTCGTCTGATCGCCGCGAGCGGCAACGGACGAGAATTGGGCTGGGGGACCGTCGATTTTTCTACTTGGACGGTTGATGGCGTATTCAAGTACCGGGGCTTCTCTCTGCAAGGTGAGTTTGATTTCAAGAATGTGAACCGCCGCCAGAAGGGTCCACCCTGCGTTCAGTTCCTCCAGGAGATTGTCGATACCGGACCCATTACCTGCACGGCGTTCGCCCCTCAACAACTGGGCAATGCTTTCGGCTGGTCGGTCCAAAGCGGGTACTACATCATTCCGCGCTATGTCGAAGTGGCTGCCCGTTATGCCTATTGGGACCCGGACACCAATGCTCCAGGTGATCTGATCAAAGAAGTCAATGTCTCGCTCAACTGGTTCCTCAATGGAACGTACGACCATTCGATCCTCATCACCTATAGCAACATCTCCATGGGGACAGGCGGGTATGCCATCGGGCGGAGCAATCCAATGCCACTCGCGCAGACCGTTGGTTCTTCAACCCCATCAATATTCTATCCCAACGGACCTGTTCCCGTTGACGCCGTCGGCGGCACGTTGATTCAAAACGCGATCACAGTTCAGTACCAACTGTTTTTTTGA